Proteins encoded within one genomic window of Triticum aestivum cultivar Chinese Spring chromosome 2D, IWGSC CS RefSeq v2.1, whole genome shotgun sequence:
- the LOC123050141 gene encoding tyrosine decarboxylase 1 has translation MKNGSPSLNALDPDTFAGESRAVIDFLAGYYRDVDKYPVQSEAEPGSLRRLLPDTAPEHGEPVDGILEDVGQHILPGLTHFQSPNFFAYYPANASTAGFAGEMLCAGLNVAPFTWAASPLATELECVMLDWMCKLMCLPDRFLFSGGGGGGGGGVLHGSTCEAVICTLAAARDRALSKLTHEGILKLVVYASDQSHTTFQKGARIVGIPPSNFRIIPTSASSSYGLTAESVRHAVEADLASGLVPLYLCATVGTTGVGAVDPVGELGEVARRYGMWLHVDAAYAGSALICPEFQGYIHGAELADSVSMNPHKWFLTNMDCCCLWVASPAQLTSALSITSEYLTDVSCQETVDVVDYKDWQIALGRRFRAIKLWVVLRRYGAAGLRAHIRRHVEMAKWFEQAVKADERFEVVAPRRFSLVCFRLRPRPRYEGDHAVDALNRKLLNAVNASGRAFMVHTVVDNKFVIRLAIGATMTQMRHVRNAFHLIQEKATQILPP, from the coding sequence atgaaaaaCGGTAGTCCATCACTTAATGCACTGGACCCCGACACATTCGCCGGAGAGTCCCGCGCTGTGATAGACTTCCTCGCCGGCTACTACCGCGATGTGGACAAGTACCCTGTCCAGTCGGAAGCCGAGCCGGGCAGCCTCCGTAGGCTTCTGCCCGACACGGCGCCCGAACACGGTGAGCCGGTTGACGGAATACTCGAGGATGTAGGGCAACACATCCTCCCTGGACTCACACACTTCCAGAGCCCCAACTTCTTTGCCTACTACCCAGCCAACGCCAGCACGGCTGGGTTCGCCGGCGAGATGCTCTGCGCCGGCCTCAACGTCGCACCCTTCACATGGGCTGCCTCGCCTCTGGCAACCGAACTTGAATGCGTCATGCTAGACTGGATGTGCAAGCTCATGTGCCTCCCGGATCGTTTCCTCTTCtcaggcgggggcggcggcggcggcggcggggtgctgCACGGGAGCACCTGCGAGGCCGTGATATGCACTCTTGCCGCCGCACGGGATCGCGCGCTCAGCAAGCTAACCCATGAAGGCATCCTCAAGCTGGTGGTGTACGCCTCGGACCAGAGCCACACCACCTTCCAGAAGGGCGCCAGGATTGTTGGGATCCCCCCGTCAAACTTCCGCATCATCCCAACGTCCGCCTCATCCAGCTACGGCCTAACCGCAGAAAGCGTCCGCCACGCGGTGGAGGCTGACCTTGCCAGCGGCCTCGTGCCACTCTACCTGTGCGCCACGGTTGGCACCACCGGCGTCGGCGCGGTTGACCCGGTGGGTGAGCTCGGGGAGGTGGCGCGACGCTACGGCATGTGGCTCCACGTCGACGCCGCCTACGCCGGCAGCGCGCTCATCTGCCCCGAGTTCCAGGGCTACATCCACGGCGCCGAGCTGGCCGACTCGGTGAGCATGAACCCGCACAAGTGGTTCCTCACCAACATGGACTGCTGCTGCCTCTGGGTGGCCAGCCCAGCTCAGCTTACCTCCGCGCTTTCCATCACTTCAGAGTACCTCACCGATGTCAGCTGCCAAGAAACCGTGGATGTGGTGGACTACAAGGACTGGCAGATTGCCTTGGGACGCCGATTCCGCGCCATCAAGCTGTGGGTTGTTCTACGCCGGTACGGCGCGGCGGGCCTACGAGCGCACATCAGGAGGCATGTGGAGATGGCAAAGTGGTTTGAGCAGGCGGTGAAGGCCGACGAGCGGTTCGAGGTGGTCGCGCCCAGGAGATTTTCCCTTGTGTGCTTCCGCCTCCGCCCAAGGCCACGGTATGAAGGCGACCATGCGGTGGACGCCTTGAACCGTAAGCTTCTCAACGCGGTGAACGCCAGCGGGAGGGCCTTCATGGTACACACTGTGGTGGACAACAAGTTCGTTATCCGCCTCGCCATAGGTGCCACCATGACCCAGATGCGCCACGTCCGAAACGCATTTCACCTCATCCAGGAGAAAGCCACCCAAATACTCCCTCCATAG